The genomic window CGTCTAACTTCCATTTTGCCAGAATTAAACTGTGTAGCTGCAGCTCTTACTACCATCTCAGCTGTTTCACCGATTGAGTCTGATACTATATATATCCCTGGTAAACTATTTGCCAAGATTTAACCCCCCTCGTCTTTTTTGTTTGCTAAATCAAGAAATAATCTAGCAATATTAGTTTTAGTAATTCTCCCTACAACTTCCAGCTTCTCTTCATCATCAAAGTCTATATAACACTTGACTACAGGCAAACTATCAACTTCATGTTCTACTATTTTTTTTATTGCCTCTACAACAGTTTCATCACCTGAAGTTGTAATAATATTAGGCATGCGAGTCATAATTACACTTACAGGTACCATGTGAATATCAGCCTGACCTAAGGTGGTCTTAAGAAAGTCTTTTCTTGATACTATTCCAGTTAAGAAATTATCATCATTAACAACAAATATGCTACCCGTATCTTCAATAAATAAAGTTACTATAGCATCATAAATGCT from Candidatus Syntrophocurvum alkaliphilum includes these protein-coding regions:
- a CDS encoding helix-turn-helix transcriptional regulator, translating into MIDLNDRQEKILGIVKENGPITGEKLAELLDVTRAALRPDLAVLTMSGFLEAKPRVGYTYKSEGVESEIRRVLNLYRVKDIQSRPVVVKESCSIYDAIVTLFIEDTGSIFVVNDDNFLTGIVSRKDFLKTTLGQADIHMVPVSVIMTRMPNIITTSGDETVVEAIKKIVEHEVDSLPVVKCYIDFDDEEKLEVVGRITKTNIARLFLDLANKKDEGG